CAAagaataatattccaattccTTTGAGTCTTCCTCTTCCGTTGCGATTCCATCTCGTCGTTTCCGATGcctcttttctttctctaaaTTCTCGCTCCACATTCATATCCTTTCTCCACTCTCGGTCTTCTCGCAAAGAATCCCGGCCATCAGTTGAGGTACCAGCTCTCTGTCGATTAGTATTTGATATCTTGTGTTTTAAGCTGATTTAGATCTTGTTGTCTGTGGTTTGTTTCCATTGATTGCTGATATGCGCAGTTTATCTGGTGTTATATCTGAGTTTTGTAAGTGAATTCTGATGCGAGTAGTCGGTGAAAGACACAATTCTTCAATTTACGCGGATTTGCAATGTGGATTTTGCTTCAAATCTGTGAAATATAGATCAAACTTCTCGAGTAGTGATTTAATTAATGccttgttatttttctttttttgagaGATTTAATCTAAATGTTAGCTTTTTGGATAGATGATTTTGTGCGTTTTTTAACATACTTTCTGAATTTCTGATGTTTTGGTTTATCACATTAGAGTTCGATGGAgaaatgtgtattttttttggaatgagTTTATAATACCTGCTGTATAAACAATGTGGTGGTCTTGATGAATGGCAGAGTAAGTCTTTGAAAATGGCCGGTGACAGTGAACCAAATGAGAATCATGTTACATCCGGTGACAATAGTGAATCTCCAGAAAACGAGAGTGACGTATCGATTGATGCATTGGCGAGGAAGGTGCAAGAATCTTTGTCACTTGCAAAGAGGCATAAGTTTTGGGAAACCCAGCCTGTAGGACAGTTCAATGAACTCGGTGATACGAGCCTGCCTGAAGGTCCGATTGAGCAGCCAACGCCACTTTCCGAGGTCAAGCAGGAGCCCTACAACCTCCCATATCCTTACGAGTGGATAACATGTGATATAGACTCGGAAGAGGTTTGTGCTGAGGTGTACAATTTGCTGACCAACAATTATGTTGAGGACGACGAGAACATGTTCAGGTTCAATTACTCGAAAGAGTTTCTTCGGTGGGCACTCCGCCCTCCTGGTTATTTCAGGAGCTGGCACATAGGGGTTAGGGTGAAGAGTTCAAAAAAGTTGGTTGCGTTCATTACTGGCATCCCTGCAAGAATCCGGGTTCGTGACACTGTTGTGTTGATGGCGGAAGTAAACTTCCTGTGTGTTCACAAGAAGCTCCGATCAAAAAGGCTTGCTCCAGTCATGATCAAAGAGGTTACCCGGAGGGTCCATCTCGAGAATATCTGGCAAGCGGCCTATACTGCTGGTGTTGTCCTTCCTACGCCCGTCACAACTTGTCAGTATTGGCATAGATCTTTGAACCCAAAGAAGCTCATTGATGTTGGGTTTTCTAGGCTTGGTGCGAGGATGACAATGAGTCGCACAATCAAGCTGTACAAGCTATCAGATCAGACGGCCACACCCGGTTTCAGGAAAATGGAGCCTCATGACGTCCCTGCAGTCACTCGTCTGCTTAGGAACTATCTGCAGCAGTTTGCTGTTGCGCCAGACTTTGATGTGGATGACGTAGAACACTGGCTGCTTCCGAAGGAGGATGTTGTGGAAAGCTATCTGGTCGAAAGCCCTGAAACTCATGAGATTACCGACTTCTGCAGTTTTTACAGTCTCCCTTCTTCCATACTAGGCAGCCAGAACCATTCTGTTTTGAAGGCTGCGTATTCTTATTACAATGTTTCGACCAAGACTCCGTTGCTTCAGCTAATGAGTGATGCCCTCATTGTTGCCAAGAAGAAGGACTTTGATGTGTTCAACGCTCTGGATGTCATGCACAACGAGACCTTCTTGAAAGAACTGAAATTCGGCCCGGGAGATGGCAAACTTCACTATTACCTCTACAACTATCGgctaaagcatgttttgagatCGTCGGAGCTAGGCCTTGTGCTCTTATAGAGTCGACTTCTATGGATTTCCTGCCCAGTCCTGGCTTGGCCATTTTTCGTAACTTGATCCAACTCTTCTTGTTTCATTGTTGAAACAAATGTTCTTGAAGAGAACCCGATATGTGCATCAACAATTGATGATTAACATCTGtgctgaattttgattttcattcatattttgaacttatttGCCTTGTGCTGTTGTATTCTGCCCAAACCGGGGCGAATGTGTGTGCTGTTAGATCATAGATGAGTTCCCTTTGTAAGTCTGATGCACTGTGCGTTTCGAGTTAGTTTAAATGAGCTTAAtggaaaatattgaattgaGGAATGTTGTTTCGAAAGCATAGTATTTGTAGAGATTGGGTTCAGCATTATTAGTACTCACTCTATTAAATAGTggtagagtcattttttcattttgggcaTTTCATTGTAGCGGagccatttcatttttttagtaaatctGTCTCAAGGTaattgagacatttctttttggcacgagttttaaaaaattgatatggtaaaggttaaagtgaagagagtaaagtaaaagaggggataaagtaagaaagagcaAATTATGAGAGaatattgacattttgcttaaaaaaaggaaatgactcaattattttgggacaattttaaaaaagaatatgactTAACTACATTGGGATGAAGGAGTAACACATTttctcacttttacttttctctcgctcttactttattctcaacttttttcctctcttctactttattatttttttatttatttcattgtgcatatttgtcttaatttttgtgccgaaaagaaaagcttctactactatggaatgggGGGAGTAGTTGTTTAGCTTatttagagcactcccaatgctctccctaaaaactcccttatttctccctaactcctgccacatcagcgccacatcagcaccaaaatttatccccaatttttagccaactgctccaatggtttctcccttatttttccctaactcaaaaaaaaaaaaaaaaaaagccgaaaaatcgccgaatcGCGCCTACAGTGGGCGCCGATGAATCGGGAGTTGGCGTTAATTCGGTAGAATTaacgccgaattatcgccgaaaCACACCCAACGGCCGGCGATAACTCGGCGATtttcggcgaaaaatcgccgagtGTTATCGCCggaccattgggagtgctcttaggAATCTAGagtgtagtactccctccgtcttatagcaaatgtcacactttcctttttagtttgtcccacaaaagatgtcatattttttttaatggaaaaaacgctctcacattaatataaatatactattttctctctccacttaacacacaaaacaacatctcctaaaatcccgtatCATTCTCCAAGTGTGCCATCTActttgggacgaagggagtagtagttTGTCAGGGGTGTATTCCTTTTCGCCTTTCAGATTGTTCGAAGGTAGtcgagtcatttttttttgtgataatttttttctatctcgTACTCTAATCTTTAtcctacattattatctctccattttaatttttaaaaataaatttcttaaatctcatgctTAAAAAAACGTATCAACTACAATAAATCGGAAGTAGTACCAAGTATTTATGTTTTACTGGTAGTTCAGTTTCAGCGTATGATGTGTGTACGGTGCACCCTCTATGGAGGTGCGACGTTTGTTAAACCTGATTTCTAGCAGTTGTGGGCCAAACaccacaaaaaacaaaacaagaaaaagaaagcgACACCCTTCCTAGAATtagatcaaaatgaaaaaatagaattgcTATCTAACCACCAACAATACACAGGAAGTGAGATTGAGCAGAAACTGACAGAATATACATCTATAACTAACAGCATTCTTGTTGCTAACATCCTATGAAATAATGTGCATTCCTCAACTCATCCTCACCCAATATATTCATGAAGCTCGTTCCAATCACGACAAACCGAGAACTTGGCTCCATCGCATGCAAAACAGAACAACTGGAGCGCGTCTCAACAGATGATACAGCAGAAAATTCTTCAATCAAAAAGAACTAAATCACGACAGTGGCTTCAGGCTGCAGAAACACTAAATCGTAATTGCTTACTTTTGGAGTTTGAGTCGCCTCCTTTCTCCTTTCCAGATTGATTATGAGAAACAAACGGAGCAAATCAGCCATGGATCACAACTGAAGTAGATGGTGGGTTCTTGTGTTCAGTGAACTTACTTACATTGTTCGATTCTCTGTTTTAAGTGCAGGACCACTGCATCTGCTTCTTCAGCCAGTTGCGAGAGCCTCTCCGACTCTTTTACTGCTTCAGCAGCTAaaaattcttcattttctgcCTCCGCAATCTTTTGCGCAGCTATTTTAGCAGCATCTTCCATTTCAGTTGAAATGTTACTCCTAGTATCTCGTCTTGGCTTTGACCTAGCAACTTTTTGTTTCGGCAAAGGTGTTTTGGTGCCCAACGGAGCATGTTTGATCTTGTAGCGGTTTTGAACCTGTCCGAATATTTCACAGGCATAAGCATCACAAAACCTTGATAAAGTATGTAGAAATAGGCCTTAAAACTGTATGTTAATTATACATAtagtttaaactttaaagtAGGGTTTTCATGAACCAATGTGCTATTCGGAGCTGAGCTCATTTAGAGAAGCTCACTAACTAAACAAATCAAGCTAAGCAAAGTATTATTAGGCTGGTAAGTGCTAACCAATGAATATATTGTGTTATTGTGgataaaacaatatatattttcaaaataaaataattaaaattttaaacatatatCTAAATTTAGAAAGTTCATTGAGACTAAAATAAGCTCATGCCTCTTGGTAttcgataaaaaaaagtttggaTCTTGGCTCGATACTAAACGAACCAAGCTTGAGCCCATCGACATTCGGCGCAGCTCAGTTCATGAACAGCCCTAGTTTGGAGcatgcaaaagaaaaataaaattaaactgaCATTGGAGCAGCAGCAACACGAGATTATGTTTATTTGCATTTACAGAGATATTTTGTGCAGAAAAACAGAGTGAAAATCCCTATGTGTGCGCATGGGAGATGATTATCCAACAGACATGCTACCCAGCAGTATAAGTATGGAAGGTACAGTTCAAAACTGAAACACagataaaattaatctaaaataatGGCATTTTAGGTCATATATTGAAGTTGAAAGATACGTTTCATAATATGGACACATACACCTAACATAATGACATGTGGATGAGGAATTCATATACCTTCTCAACTGTGccttgtaaaataaatttcctcAGCTTCACACTGAGTAACCTTCTGAAGTTTTGTGGCACCTCATACTTTTTCTGCCAAACACAAATTGATAGAATTTTAGGGTTTCAAGCACATATTTGTTTCCTAAACCGGGAAAGAGGAGATAATTAAGGGCCATATAACAAAGTAACTAGATACTCCAGCCTGGAGCTGATCTTTTCCTCAACCGGAAAGGATATGAAAATGATATGTGTGCACAAAAAGGCTCAGCTGGACTACTGCAAACTACAAACCTAACACTGGTGCACATTGATTTATGTTCTCACGAGTTTTCTTTTCAATGCTCATTCAAGTAATAAGCTTCTGTTGTTCTAATTATTCATCTCCATGTAAGTGTAAATCAAATTAACTAAGCGTCTACCTTGAGTAGAGAATAGAAACACAAAGTGTGACCATATACTTGCAGCGAATAGATTTATAATCTGACCTCAATAAACCTCAAAACTGAAACAAAATCAGGTCCATTGCGATCCTTGATTGACGAAAGTGCTTCAAGTATCATTTCATTATACCTGAAAATGGGGAAGTCAATTTACCAAGACCGTAGCAGAGTGCATATGCAACTGCAgtcaagaaataaaatgatagaagAGAAGTTGTTCATGATATGCCTCCAACAATTGTATGTCATAtctaaaagtaaattataaagAGAATCGAGATCAACAACCAGTTGTCCAgagaaatttgttttaaagATAGTCAAATGGTCTTCACAGCCTGAgcatcaattaaaaaatatgtaaataattagaaaatagaaaagatgAATGACCACCAGagttttactaataatatacgAGATACTTTGAAACAAATGATCCTGACCAGATAGTTTAGTTAAGAGAATAATACGGCATGAGAAGATCACTAAAATGATAGGCGAAGCATACTTCTTAGAATTTCTAACACCCTCAGGGCTTTGAGGAGGTTTTTCAATCACATTGTCTATAGGAACCAAAGTTAAATCTGAACTCTGAGCTTTGTGTATCAGAGCACCATTTGTGATTGACTTTGCTCTGGAATTCACAGAATTAGCCCCCGAGCCTTGTCCGCCCATATTCCGCCATTTGTCCTGATTAGAACATCAGAAAGAGACCaaagaatttatttatcacGCAATAATATAGGAAGAGCATTACACTCTCCAAATAGCTCATAAGATGGTCTGTTTAAATGAAGTAATCCCAATGAAAAACAGCCTAAGTCAAAGTAGGTTATTTTGACAACCAACACTAACAATAAAATAGCACCAAATAGATCAAAGGCTTTGAGAGATAATTCTAAAGTCAATAAAAACACTCATATCTTCAACATGAAAAATTGCTCCCTAATAACAATGGGAAGTAACTCAGTGACAGTTTGCACCTGATAAAACGTTCAACGGGGATCTACACGAAATAGATATTCACCTACACtacattttatatatcaaaGCCTCTCTTGACTATAAAAAGAGTAATCCTCTTTCAGCTGATATGCATCACGATGATAATACTAAAAACACAATGGCACTGCATCATCTACAACTCCAATGAAACAGACAGAGCAACAGACAGAGCAATCAACAATTACTAACGTAAACATAACTCAGAATTAACATAATCCTCATATGATCTATAAGTTGCTCAAACAACACAGCATGACATTGTCAATTCACTCTCAAAATTAGTGTTATTTCATAAAACTAACACCGATTAAACGGTAGAGGTCGTCAATTCACAAAATCCACAAAAACATGTAGAAGCAGACGCATAATTAATCAATCTCACCAACAGAACGACGTAAACTTGAccaaacttaattaaaaatagcaaaaacaacaaaacaattaaaaaatagtaaaagcaACAGTAGACATTGCATAAAATCGAAAACCTTGAGGTCAACGTTGGATCGGTTGGAGAGTTTGTGCTTGAAGTCGGAATCTACGAGAATGTTCTTCCACTTCCCGGCGCCGTACTTGGCGACACCCGCCTTGAGCGCCTCCTCTTCCTCTGAGGTCCACTTGAGCTTCTGATTCCCCATTCTGGAAGGCAGATTTACGGCGGAGTTCGGTGAAGCGCTGCCACAGTCTCGGGGTATCCGAGCCTCCCGCTTCATCGACCTCAACACAAACACTCACTCGCTTTATAGGATGCAGCCAAACACGTGTCACCTGTGCTtgtttctaattatttttctaattttattttttaatttacagtttctactttattcgtcgtgtaataataaatttttattaaatagcatgagttttaatatataattgataaaataattggttTATTTGCCTCATCTtcgtaaaaaaaaagtattctctatcttttgagaagatatatttatcttttgaaaaagtaaatgagagatatacatttttcaatttatctttCCTCTTCGgatatctttaaaaaaaaaaaagtagatatacatttttcaatttatctttCCTCTTCGGATAtcttttaaaaagaaataagtcatCGGAAACAAAAGttgactatttttataagacaATAGTATTTAATGTTATATGCTAGATTTACATGGTCGCATAGGATCCTCGGAACTCCatccatttaaaatttacttatacgcattagtattatatattcattcaGGAGAGCATCGTAGTAATTGCGGTACTTATAAGAGAGGTAGATACGCAATTGCAGCAAAATTGTGCGATATCTTACGCGGGACAACGGTCATATATTTGTGGGCTTGGGACGGGCCGAAGTCTTAACGTGGGCCATCATGTTAATTTAACTATGCTACCAAACGTTGATTAAGGCCTAATAATTAAGCCATCTTGGGCTTATCTATACTACCAAACATGAACTTAATTTTGAATGCTAAATGGATAGTTTTTAGGTTTTATATCTTGAACTAATGACATCTGCAATGTGGCTGATGAGGGGTGTGGTTCAAGGTATTGAGTATTGAAGGCGTGGTGTGTGGCTCGGACACCACTGGGGTACCAAAAGAGGAGTGGGTGACCGGGTTCTGAGGTGCGATTGCACGTTGCTAAGGAGAATGTCATACCAATAGGGTTCTAAAAGTATCCATGTTTTATATTGGgagatataattataatttaattcatactataaaataagaaCCCTCATATGCGTGAATATTTCTTTTGCATATTCTAGAaatctattaaaattaagtatCTACTTAAATCACAATACTGGTAGTAGATAGAAAAGaggtaaataaatagaagCCACAACTAAATTTAGTCATTTAGAGAAAGGCAACTTAATTGTGCACCATAAACTGCAAGCTCGTTATTAGGCAACGTAAGATACAATTACAcatgatataattaattataatgattgaaaaataaatatgaaattaaaaatccaattgaatatgaatataaattaaaatttttattctcgaaaaaataaagttaacaAACTGAAGCCAACAGAATTAGTCGGTTAAAATATTCGGTTCGTTTTTGCATGTGAATAccttaaatagaaaaaaaaacggTTGCTGCGATAGTAGGAGCTTTTTTCCCAGCTCACTTCAATTTTGCTATTTATGCTTCCATTTTCACCCACACTTTCGATCCTTCAATTTCTTCGCAAACCAAATCGAGCGTTAGTCGTCTCTAGATTAGGCATTTTCAACTTACCGCCATGATCTGTGCATCGAGAATTCTTCGTCACTCTACAAAGGTGATCCATTTGATTTCCGTAATTAATTGCTTTATTTCTCTGTAATGGATGCATGCATtcgcaatttttttttcctgataAATGTTCCGCTCTGCGTCTTCCTTTGTGTGCAAATATGAATCGGATTCGTTTTGTGATCTGCATGTTTTTAGCGAAACGTCGGTGAGCTCAATTGGAAATTGTTTGGTCTgtaatttggggattttgcAGCTAATTTGATCAATTCGAGCTGTATTGTTTTCTGAAAATTTCGACAAATCATGCATCGTGGAAATGTTGTATAGCAGCAATTCTGTTGAATTTtaggagtatttgtttatgcCCCTCGAGGATTAAATTTTGACATAAATAGAGAGGATTTACGCCTGCCTCACGTTTGAGCTGCTGTGGATTGAGATGCTAGTATTTATAGTGATAAAAGCTTATTATCCTACTAATATGCTGATCAGTAATTTAGGAAATGGTTGTGGAAACTGACAATTGATGAGAATGGGGCAGTGGAAGAAGTCCAACAAGTGGATTTTGGAGTGGAAGTAGACGAAGAGGTgaaatcaacttgaaatttCTATGAATGTGGAATCAGCCAATAAATTCCACTTTGGATGGTTTGAAATGggtcaaatcaaattttatggtGTTTTCACCTTGTTTGTATTGGTTTCGTGGAATTAATTACCTGTCAATATTTGAACTATTTAACTCATCATTTACATGGGAgttgattaagaaattaacATTGGGTGTATGCTATGGATTTTGCTCACTAACAAAATAGGAACTCTTAGCATTGTCTTGGCTATTTCCTCGTAAAGAATCATGTTCAATGACGTCATATTTCTTTGTTCTCACTCTGCAGCTCAGACATACACATCATGCTACACAAAAAGACCGTGCTTTTCTTGTATGTTGGTTTACCCATCATGCCAGGATGGATGCCAATCATATAGATGGTAAGTGGCTAAGAAATAGTCATGTCTTCTTTGTTAGCTCTTGTCTCTTTCATCTTCTTGTTTGCACATAATTTGTTGGAAGGCGTCAACTTTTCTGCGTAACCATTCCATGATTTATTATGATTAAGATTCAACATGTAATTAACAGAGTTGCATGTTGCTAGAACTATTGAATGCTTGTTTAAATATAGTGTGtttatgcatgattatgtttctattttcagCGATGCATATATGTGTATGCATggtattcaatttttgttttaaatgcATTTTCTATTGGAAATAGATGTTCCGAGGTCCAGCCAACTTGATCTTGGACCTGGAGACAAGTATGGCACTTCAATGTTTTCCACCAGAGGCTCTTCTTGTCAAAGTTTCCAGTCAATCAATCAGACACCGGTGATAATACATACTACTATGTTCCTCCTCTATTATTTTGCTGCCTCTTTAGTTGATTTAAGCATAACATGGGAAAGTTGTAATGAAGATTTCAACTGTTAGAATGGAGAAAGGAAATATTTTAAGGACAGCAATAAAGGGTCATTCCCCTGCAACGACCTCAGTATATAAAAAGAGGTTGTCATAAtcttatactattatatttttactctATTCCTATTTTATGTGATATGATCCTTTTTTCATGATGCCTATTTCAGCCAACAGCGGAACTTCATCCGATATTATTCTACAGATTCAGGTATGTTAGTAACAAACAGACCTCCCTGTAAATCTTCTTATAAGTGGCTTTGgtttccatttctttttatttgaatatttcataCTTACGtacattaattactaattGAATAAGATGATGTCAATAATACctgtaaaacataaaaactcATAGTCACATTGGCACAATTTCGAtgatgttttgattttaaatcgAGTCCTGCCCTCTTCTATGGTTTTGTTTTCAGGCCTATCTATCTTGGTCTGATGTGTTACTGTGAATCAGGTCTTCCACCACACCAAGAGATTGGGATGCCTTCATTATCACCCACAATGACCGAGGCAAGAGTTATTCATTTATACTATTCTCCTTTTCATGTATCAGCACCTTTACACTTAATTTCTTGTCTTGTGCTTAAAGGGAAATATTGCAAAGTGGATgaaaaaagaaggagaaaaactTGCACCCGGAGATGTACTGTGCGAAGTGGAAACTGTAGGTCCCTGTTTCGTCTATATAGCCTTCTGTTAATGGAATTTGCTCGCTCTCCACATTCAGGTGAAGTTTGATTTTGTGCACTTCCACATCTGCTTGCTGTTTCAAGGATAAAGCATCGGTTGAAATGGAATGCATGGAGGAAGGATATCTAGCAAAAATAGTGCTCGGGGATGGATCAACTGGAATTAAAGTTGGCGAGGTATTAGCTGATGTATCCTGTGAACTTGTTGTTCACACCTATTGCATGgtttatcaattatacactTGTTTGAGATGTTTTCTGTCTTCCAGTTCTTCAGATACGTTTTAATGACTGATAACATTATCCTATGATCTTAGATAATTGCTGTAACagtggaggaagaggaggatcTTGCCAAATTTAAAGACTACTCTCCATCAATATCAGATGCTGCAGCTTCGTCCAAAGAACCCTCACCACCAACTCCAACCAAAGAAGAAAGTCCCGAAGAGGCAGCAACCAATCCCACAGAGCGATCATCACCAG
The nucleotide sequence above comes from Salvia hispanica cultivar TCC Black 2014 chromosome 5, UniMelb_Shisp_WGS_1.0, whole genome shotgun sequence. Encoded proteins:
- the LOC125190971 gene encoding glycylpeptide N-tetradecanoyltransferase 1-like — translated: MAGDSEPNENHVTSGDNSESPENESDVSIDALARKVQESLSLAKRHKFWETQPVGQFNELGDTSLPEGPIEQPTPLSEVKQEPYNLPYPYEWITCDIDSEEVCAEVYNLLTNNYVEDDENMFRFNYSKEFLRWALRPPGYFRSWHIGVRVKSSKKLVAFITGIPARIRVRDTVVLMAEVNFLCVHKKLRSKRLAPVMIKEVTRRVHLENIWQAAYTAGVVLPTPVTTCQYWHRSLNPKKLIDVGFSRLGARMTMSRTIKLYKLSDQTATPGFRKMEPHDVPAVTRLLRNYLQQFAVAPDFDVDDVEHWLLPKEDVVESYLVESPETHEITDFCSFYSLPSSILGSQNHSVLKAAYSYYNVSTKTPLLQLMSDALIVAKKKDFDVFNALDVMHNETFLKELKFGPGDGKLHYYLYNYRLKHVLRSSELGLVLL
- the LOC125190972 gene encoding telomere repeat-binding factor 4-like isoform X2, which translates into the protein MGNQKLKWTSEEEEALKAGVAKYGAGKWKNILVDSDFKHKLSNRSNVDLKDKWRNMGGQGSGANSVNSRAKSITNGALIHKAQSSDLTLVPIDNVIEKPPQSPEGVRNSKKYNEMILEALSSIKDRNGPDFVSVLRFIEKKYEVPQNFRRLLSVKLRKFILQGTVEKVQNRYKIKHAPLGTKTPLPKQKVARSKPRRDTRSNISTEMEDAAKIAAQKIAEAENEEFLAAEAVKESERLSQLAEEADAVVLHLKQRIEQCKRKEATQTPKLFCFACDGAKFSVCRDWNELHEYIG
- the LOC125190972 gene encoding telomere repeat-binding factor 4-like isoform X1 produces the protein MGNQKLKWTSEEEEALKAGVAKYGAGKWKNILVDSDFKHKLSNRSNVDLKDKWRNMGGQGSGANSVNSRAKSITNGALIHKAQSSDLTLVPIDNVIEKPPQSPEGVRNSKKYNEMILEALSSIKDRNGPDFVSVLRFIEKKYEVPQNFRRLLSVKLRKFILQGTVEKVQNRYKIKHAPLGTKTPLPKQKVARSKPRRDTRSNISTEMEDAAKIAAQKIAEAENEEFLAAEAVKESERLSQLAEEADAVVLHLKQRIEQCKRKEATQTPKNFLLYHLLRRAPVVLFCMRWSQVLGLS
- the LOC125190972 gene encoding telomere repeat-binding factor 4-like isoform X3 gives rise to the protein MGNQKLKWTSEEEEALKAGVAKYGAGKWKNILVDSDFKHKLSNRSNVDLKDKWRNMGGQGSGANSVNSRAKSITNGALIHKAQSSDLTLVPIDNVIEKPPQSPEGVRNSKKYNEMILEALSSIKDRNGPDFVSVLRFIEKKYEVPQNFRRLLSVKLRKFILQGTVEKVQNRYKIKHAPLGTKTPLPKQKVARSKPRRDTRSNISTEMEDAAKIAAQKIAEAENEEFLAAEAVKESERLSQLAEEADAVVLHLKQRIEQ